The segment ATGGCGCTGATGAAACGCAGCCTCAATCCAGCCGATCTGGCTGCCGATCCTGAAAATCAGGTGACGGGATTTCTAGGCGCAGGAGTGCCCCAGGAGGCCTCGGTGTGGTCGAAGGCGGGGTTAACCAGCAAGGTACGCCACGATGCCGCCTACATTGAGCTACCGGATTGCTTACCCTATCAGCTTGTGGTGTTCACGGAAGGTAAGGAACATAGCAATAACGAAGCGATCTTACCGTTCATATCTCACCAGGTTGCCCAAGCCATGCAGGGTCTTTCTCAATCATGACCCAGTATTTTGCCACCGTCGCTCGGGGACTGGAAGACCTCGCTGCTCAGGAACTAGAGTCCCTTGGCGCGCAGCATGTATCAACCACCTTTGCGGGAGTTGGCTTTGAGGGCGATCGCTCCCTTCTCTACCGCGTCAACCTCTGGGCGCGACTG is part of the Candidatus Obscuribacterales bacterium genome and harbors:
- a CDS encoding serine hydrolase; protein product: MALMKRSLNPADLAADPENQVTGFLGAGVPQEASVWSKAGLTSKVRHDAAYIELPDCLPYQLVVFTEGKEHSNNEAILPFISHQVAQAMQGLSQS